TGCGTTATTGATGTTTTTTCCTaaagtattttgtatttttgatgTCTGCACTTTAATTGCAGTCTGAGTCATCTGACATTTAAAGGTAATGAAATGCACATAAGTCAAGTTACCTATACttcttcaaaattattaactagGGTTCATTAGTATTAATAATCActggtaaataattttattctatctACCTTAAGTAATATCTTTTTACATCTGatacatttttcataattcaAGCCTCCTAAATAAGAAGAGTATGACAATGCTGGAAATAGAACAATCGCTAGCAAGCAATGTCTGCAGATGTACTGGATACAGACCTATAATAGAAACATTCAAGAAGTTTGCCAAAGATTCTCCTGATCCTTATCCCATACTTGATATAGAAGACTTGAGCATTTGCAAGAAGACAGGTGAAATCTGCTCCAAAACCTGTGATGAGTCAGAATGGTGCGTTGTATCTAAAGACGATGTTAATGTTAAACAATCCAGTGTAATTCATATCAGATTGAGTGATAACAGAGACTGGTATAGAGTTGAAGATATTACTGATGCGTTTAGAATTCTTGATGGTCAAGGAACTGACTCGTATATGCTGGTAGCTGGAAATACTGCTAAAGGTAATAAAGCTATTCTTCTTCAAGTGATAATGTTAAATGTTCCTTAGTTTGATTTgacttttgttttatattattagatcTGTTATTACACgttttaaatctattaatGCCAccagaaaattaattatggtaaaacatattattacagtTTGAAACAGCTCAAAAGTAGAAGACAATGCTGAAGTATCATTTCATAGATACAAAGAGCACTTtgtaacttatatttttttgcgaTACGCTATTAATTATATGTTATTTGTTTTCTAGGTGTATATCCCATATTGGAATACCCTCGTCTTCTAATAGATATCTCAGCTGTAGCATCTCTGAAAGGTTACTACATGGACCAGAACCTTGTACTGGGTGCTGGGAATACGTTAACTGATGTTATGGACATATTTGACGATGTAGCTAAAACTGATTACTTCAAATATTTAGCAACATTCAATGATCATCTGAAATTGGTTGCGCATATACCTGTTAAGAATGTAAGTATCGTTTAAGTTAAGACGATGAAGTGTTTAATGATCTATTACtactaatttatttgttaatagaacaaataaataatattatcgttcttatttcgttttgttttgaaaaaacaaaatttggAAAAGAAAATATGCAATTGCGTTTTTCTGCTTATTCATGGAATATTTCCTTAAATTTGTCCATTTACGTAGTTGAATATGCTGAGTTAGAAAATATGGTCcttattataaactataaaattgtttgattATAGATTGGAACAGTAGCTGGAAATCTAATGATAAAGAACAGACACAATGAGTTCACGTCTGATGTTTTCTTGCTATTCAATACAGTAGGAGCTGAACTAAGCATCTGTAAGTATTTCTTAAACTTTATTCAAACTGATTGTATCGTCTTCAGTAATTTTTGTTCCCAGTTCAACTATGATTTTGGGATCTACctcattattcattttatgcaaacgaatgaaaattttgttaaaatgtttatttttctcaaACCATCGTCTTATTGATTGAAAATGGAGGCCTGAATTACTATGCCACCGCTGTTGTTTTGTTGCAGTCacttttttttcattcatttactTACATGtcaaattcaaactcaaactcaaacatttatttattcaataagacttcttttagaagcactttcgaatcgtcattacatatttttaacatttaccagcgattcggaaagcagtatctatggagaagaaccggtaagaaactccatagttgctcttttataatcatgtcaatatcacaattcaattttacataatatgtaacttatatctaactacataatatatcataatatgccaaggaactgtcctgtggtccTTACGCAACAACCCTCTATGGATTttcatcttccatatattatgtacatgtcgtcaaattgtacattttctgtaaattttgtttttgtgtgcattgtacaataaagtgttttctattctattctattctacaTGTACATGTCATAACAACTgtatcaataataaaaagttcagGGCCATCCTTTGATAAATATTCTTCGTACAATTATTATACGAGAAATCTGGCAACGTGTTCAAATAGACCATAAACGAATATTgccaaaatattattttctaaatttttaattattcttattcaaaaaaataacaacttaCAACAAACATATTGAATAGATACCTATATAgcactttattaatttattttccattttttagTAAATGACCGCGGCAAGGTCAATAAGATAAGTATGCAGCGGTTTTTAAAAGAAGACATGAAAGGAAAGGTTATCCTTAATGTTCTGTTACCTCCATTGAACGATCAAAACAAAATTGTAACTTATAAGGTAAAcagttttcaaaaatgtatttatccTTCTACGTCAAATACACAACATAAGAAATGTTAAAACAATAGTAATTAAACTTAGACAtagatattcatttttttttaattacacaaCTAACTAGTAAATAAAGTCCTCTGTCTttctgttttttctttttcacgCTGAAAacactgaaccaatttgtgtgaaatttggtacaaagATAGTTTATAGACCTGTGAAAGGAAATAGGATAGTCATTATGtatgaaatcccacgggaacgggaactatgcgaatATTCATTTGATTACGCGGCTGAAGTCGCGGttgaagataatattttaatcataatcATTCTATATAAAACTGATCTAGGTATTTTAACCAAAGATATAGCCCAAACTTGATAAATTACCTCAtctttcaatataatattattaaaagcaaAAATTTTCAGATAATGCCTCGATCCCAAAACGCCCACGCTATCGTACATGCTGGGttcttatacaaaataaatacctatgacAATAAAGTATCAGATTGTCGTATTGTATATGGCGGTCTATCTACAGCATTTATCCGAGCAAATCTAACTGAAAGATATCTCATTGGTAAGAAACTGTTCACAAATGAGACGCTACAAGGTGCAATTAGTGTGCTGGATAAAGAAATGGTTGTGACTGAGAATCCTCCTGAACCGTCTGTGGGCTATCGCAGGAAGTTGGGTTTAGGTCTGTTTTATAAGGTAagctaataattttatatgctaaTGAGGTTGATTATAAGGCTTGTCGCAAGTAATAACGTCAGAAAAAAAGAACGCTAACGGTTAAGCTGCGCCTTGGCGATTTATCGGTCTATTTGGTGTTATGAGGTggtataagaataacaaataggtagttgCGAAGCCAAGATTCGCGAGCCTTCTATTTGctgtaaatgttttaaatgtgaCACAAGGAAAAATTGCGTATCActacaatttttatacaaaatatgacaAACTTTGACGTagcatttctttttatttcaggGCTTACTGTCACTCTGTCCACCAAATACATTGGCTCCTAAATATAGATCAGGATCTGTTAGAGTTCGGGAATCGCGAGGATTATCTGATGGAAGACAAATATTTGATACAAACCCATCGCTGTGGCCACTGAACCAGCCTTCTCCGAAATTTGACGGTCTGGTAAGATTGAGAGCGTCTGGGTAACATAAAGAGATAGGTTTTGATAGTCTGGTAATATACAAATAGTgagaaattgttttaattgttgtTTAACTGTGCATACTCTGTGTATATTACATttaccataatattaaattcttttGATCATTTGCTATTTGTTGAAATGTAAACAAACGTTGGAAAtccaataaaacaatattcgGATGATTTGGTAAGAGAGAAAGAGAGATAAATATATTCGACAATATctctttctttatatttttgtaatagtattgttttaattgtgcgtataaaaaataacaaaacacaaGATCGGTTTGACGTAGTAAAGTtactgaataaatattaagtacgCATTTTAGATAGTATAGTATCAATATGGTATAGTcaaaaattcattattatattatacattattcattgttttgtatacgttatttcatttttatagatagattatattatattttaattgttatatgctcaaaagaataaagaattttaaacatttttgcaAGTATTGATAGAATTTAATAAACGTTATAGATTGTCTAACTGCTTCCCAATAGATCGGGTGTTATAAAACGTCAATTATAGATAATTGAGGTCGTGTACAGGAAATTACAACTAATTGGTTAACACTACcaattttttttggaaatattacaaacgttttaatttataaggttCAAGTACGAACATTTTGAAGATAACTAATTAtggcaaatattaaatacctgCTGCTCGTGCTTCTTGCCAATTTCTTTACATTAAATGTCTTTATTGGGATATTAAGCACCGAGCTCATAATTATTTGCAATTCAGGTACAATGCGCAGGTGAGGCAAAATACACGGAAGATATTCCAGCTCTTCCAAAAGAAGTATTCGCTACTTTCGTACTAAGTACTGTGGGTTTGGGAACAATTAAAAAGATCGACGCCAGTAAAGCATTAGTAAGTGAAATGCAGTGCAAATATGACCcttatttaatgtaatatttatttgcgttaattttttttaacctaaATTTATGAGACGTGTAACTAAAAATGTTATGTTGtatcagttaaaaataattacggaatatgaatcatatatttttccaGGCAGAACCAGGTGTAATAGCCTTCTATAGCGCTTCAGACATACCTGGTCAAAATAGTTTCACACCAGCGCCAAGTACGTTCTACACGGCCAACGAAGAATTTCTATGTGAAAGAGACGTAAAATATTACAACCAACCTGTTGGAATCATCGTTGCTGACACACAACAAATAGCTGATAGAGCCGCGACTCTCGTCAGAGTTACATACACTAATGTTAGGAAACCAGTACAAGATGTTAAAGTAGCTAAAAACGATACAAATCGGAACACACTAGTCTCATCTTCAAACGCAACTAAAACAGGGAACGATGTAGTGAAAGTTATAAGAGGAGAAAATACGTCTCGAGGACAGTATCATTTCTGTATGGAGACACTCGTTTGTGTAGCACATCCTACTGAAGATGGGCTTAGAGTTTATCCGGCGACACAATGGATAGATGCAGTCCACAGAGTGGTATCGAGAGTATTGAATATTCAACAAAATAAGTGAGTTCTTCATGAAAAATTCGATGAAAAATAAGCGACTTTATCAGTGCTTGaaactttactattttttggattttaatctttaaataattctatgcattaaacaatattttttatttcaggatAGATGTTGCCGTAAGTAGATTGGGTGGTGCTTACGGATTAAAAATATCACGATCCAATCAAGTCGCAGCAGCTTGCAGTTTGGTgtcacataaattaaacagGCCATGTCGGTTCATTCAATCACTGCGAACTAATATGCGAGCTGTTGGCAAAAGATTTCCCTGTTCTACATCCTTTGAGGTACTTTATTCTTGATAGAATCTTATTTAGCAACAAtaatttcacttaaaaattattttctttaaattatcaatatgAGTAAAATTGTagagaaaatatgtattaaattttaagttaatattattgaagaaTGTTCTTATACCGACAATCTCAGATGAAAAAATTCCATAAAATTGAAGCTGGGCCGAACAGGtcctataaataaaactaataatatttttaggtcGGTGTTAATGCACAAGGAGCCATacagtacaataattataacctTTATGAGGATAACGGGTACATTGTAGACGAGCCACTAACAATGCTTGGTGTTGACGTATTCTATAATTGTTACGATAAAGCTGCTTGGAATTACAAATCATACGATACTATCACAGATTCGACCTCTCATACATGGTGTAGGTCACCAGGTAAGAATTCTGTATGACAATTCATAAAGTGTTTAAAGTTAAgcacaatattaatttatttaatttaaacaggATCTTTGGAAAATATTGCAATGGCGGAACTTTTGATGGAAAGAATAGCATATGAAATGAATCTTGATCCACTGAACGTTCGTCTCGCCAATTTGGACACAGAAAAGCATAATGATATCAATGAACTGCTGACCACTCTGAAAAATAATTCCCAATACGAGGACAGAAAAGTTGCCgttgataaatttaattctgAGAATAGATGGAAGAAGAGAGGATTGAGACACGCATTCTTAAGATGGACTCCAGCTGGATCGcaatattttgaagtgaattTATCAGCTTACTTCGATGACGGTACGGTTGTTGTTACACATAGCGGAATCGAGATGGGTCAAGGTGTTAATACCAAAGCTGCTCAAGTGTGTGCCTACTACCTCAACATTCCTGTAGAAAAAGTACAAATTAAACCTAACGATAATGTTATATCACCAAATGCGTTTGCGTCAGGTGGAAGCATAACTTCTCAGAATGTGGGAATTGGTATTCAAAGATGTTGCGAGCAATTGCTAAATAGACTAGCACCTATTAGAGCGCAAATGGATAATCCAACATGGGCAGAATTGATAAGAAAGGCGTATGACAATGAAGTGGATTTGCAATGCCACGCTATGACGGGTATGGCTGATgtacaaaattacaatatatatgGAATAACACTTGCAGAAGTTGAGATTGACGTATTAACAGGAGAGTGGAATATAATACGAGTTGATTTGATAGAGGATGTTGGTCGGAGTGTGAATCCTGAACTTGACGTTGGTCAGGTAACAATTCAATTTTAGCTATCTGAAATATACAATTTCAATgctttactaaataaatagattttatcatataatttaaaatatacaggtTGAAGGTGCATTTGTAATGGGCTTAGGGATGTGGACTATGGAAGAATTAGTATATGATGACACTGGAGAACTGCTCACAGATCGAACCTGGACCTACTGGGTACCACAAGCGAGGGATATACCACAGGACTTCCGGATATATTTTAGAAAGAAATCCTTTAGTAATGACGTTATTCTTGGAGCTAAAGGTaactaaatattgtaaattctaTTGGCGTTAAGCTTACTTTGTTTTAATagttagaaaaaaattagttcTATTTAGAACCAAACTTCTTTCGAACATGCTGAAACttcctttaataataatttatttttgttatagcTACTGGAGAGCCAGCTACATGTATGGGGGTAGTTTTGCCTATCACGATGAGGGAAGCCATCGTGGCGGCCAGGCTGGACACTGGGTTGCCTAGCAACCAGTGGTTTGATATAGGTAATTTTGTCTTTCTATAAATTCCTATTTTAACATCGAtgattttcttaaatttattttagcaaATATTGTTTAGAAAGTTCATcaatgcattttaattttcaattcaaatttaattttatgtctttattgaccaataataaaattacgatGCATTAATTGAGGTATTAATTTTCAGATGGCCCATACACTGTGGAGAAAATATGTGTGTCGTGTGCTACCAGGAAAgaagattttaaattttattaatggatTGGTATTTTAaatggtaaaataaaatgtttgttgttgttgttacatttttattgatctctttttgttgtttgttatAAATACGTCTCGATTATTCCAAGATCTTCGTTTGTCAGATGAACTGGATACTATAAACGTTGCCAAGATACCGTAATCTTAAacgaatttatatttaaactaatttacattcgataaaaatgtacaaatttttcaaaacatatcctttttatttttcacttgGAACGTGAAATCTACACAACTACACATAcgttttttcattaaaatatgagttagaaaacaataaaatccAACGGAATGGCTCTATTTCAACAAAGCCGGTACTATTTCCGGTTTTCGGTAGCAATTTACGTTCATATCCGGTCCCCTCTTCCTTTGATGtttgaacaaaatattatattcaatagaaAACTTTGTTCGTAATACATTGAAGCTTTGAAACGGTAATGTTTGGAATATAAGCTATTAAAGGGCGCAATGGATTGCGTTTTTgggttataataatttcatgtactctatcatatatatattttatttatttttatgtatttattgctTCAGTGCTTCAGTATACACCACCTACCTGTATTCGTTGTTTTTGTCATTTCTTTCCTTGGTTGGGTTACCTGGAAGAGATGGCTCTGTAGCCATAAGGTCGCCCATTGTGCAATTTATGTGtattcttttttatgtaatgtctGTAATTTggtgtgtacaataaagttctcattcattcattcattcattcataataaaaacaatattatcttgttgtctttgttatttatttgacaatatttaattgtgtACAAGGACcaattctataaaaatgatattcttaagcttttgaattattttctaaatatttcagaattcattcatcatttttaaatttaatttttattacatttatctgtatttacactatttcttatttcattacaaataGCAATGCAAACAATGAGAAAGCAAACCCAGTCGTAAGCCTGAGGAATAAATTTTGCATAAATACCACCCTGATCGATCTTTGTGTCTGTTGAAAgataaataatcatattacAATAACATGCATAGTTCAATATACTTTTGATTCAAGgcaaaatacaacaaaacacGCTTGGCTTCGAATGTTGTGTTACTGCAAAGTATCTTGATCAATTaatcttacaaaaaaaaatatattcttcgTCATGTTATATCTAAAACAGTACTAATAGGTTCTATATAATAAcagtataaattaaattaagttaaattaaatttatttatttttctcatcACAAATGCACAATCAACACTTTATCTTAACAAATAGTCTATAGTAGTAGTCTATAAATACgctatagataattttaagaCGAAACTATCTAAttaccataattattatattcacacCGTTGGTGAgctttcaatataataataacctaataatatattggGAAATTCGCTTATTAAGTGGACAGAAAGAAGAGGAGGTAAGTGTCGAATACTCCATAAGTTTTGAAGCTAAATCTACcaaaagttttatattattttgtagttcCTAAGACATACTATTTCCTACATAACACGGCGTTAATCAAAACTAATGATTGAAATGGATAAATCCTTATTGTATCAACCGGGCTCAGTGGGAGgagaacaatattttataaaggaaATAGAAACAACCCTTGTAACAAGATTCAATCACAAGAAATCCGGT
The sequence above is a segment of the Colias croceus chromosome 14, ilColCroc2.1 genome. Coding sequences within it:
- the LOC123697297 gene encoding xanthine dehydrogenase 1-like, which produces MCQEGGCGACVVSVVKHPGAPTEAVNACLVSVTSCHGWEITTIEKIGNKLVGYHPLQKALYENNGSQCGYCSPGWVMALYSLLNKKSMTMLEIEQSLASNVCRCTGYRPIIETFKKFAKDSPDPYPILDIEDLSICKKTGEICSKTCDESEWCVVSKDDVNVKQSSVIHIRLSDNRDWYRVEDITDAFRILDGQGTDSYMLVAGNTAKGVYPILEYPRLLIDISAVASLKGYYMDQNLVLGAGNTLTDVMDIFDDVAKTDYFKYLATFNDHLKLVAHIPVKNIGTVAGNLMIKNRHNEFTSDVFLLFNTVGAELSILNDRGKVNKISMQRFLKEDMKGKVILNVLLPPLNDQNKIVTYKIMPRSQNAHAIVHAGFLYKINTYDNKVSDCRIVYGGLSTAFIRANLTERYLIGKKLFTNETLQGAISVLDKEMVVTENPPEPSVGYRRKLGLGLFYKGLLSLCPPNTLAPKYRSGSVRVRESRGLSDGRQIFDTNPSLWPLNQPSPKFDGLVQCAGEAKYTEDIPALPKEVFATFVLSTVGLGTIKKIDASKALAEPGVIAFYSASDIPGQNSFTPAPSTFYTANEEFLCERDVKYYNQPVGIIVADTQQIADRAATLVRVTYTNVRKPVQDVKVAKNDTNRNTLVSSSNATKTGNDVVKVIRGENTSRGQYHFCMETLVCVAHPTEDGLRVYPATQWIDAVHRVVSRVLNIQQNKIDVAVSRLGGAYGLKISRSNQVAAACSLVSHKLNRPCRFIQSLRTNMRAVGKRFPCSTSFEVGVNAQGAIQYNNYNLYEDNGYIVDEPLTMLGVDVFYNCYDKAAWNYKSYDTITDSTSHTWCRSPGSLENIAMAELLMERIAYEMNLDPLNVRLANLDTEKHNDINELLTTLKNNSQYEDRKVAVDKFNSENRWKKRGLRHAFLRWTPAGSQYFEVNLSAYFDDGTVVVTHSGIEMGQGVNTKAAQVCAYYLNIPVEKVQIKPNDNVISPNAFASGGSITSQNVGIGIQRCCEQLLNRLAPIRAQMDNPTWAELIRKAYDNEVDLQCHAMTGMADVQNYNIYGITLAEVEIDVLTGEWNIIRVDLIEDVGRSVNPELDVGQVEGAFVMGLGMWTMEELVYDDTGELLTDRTWTYWVPQARDIPQDFRIYFRKKSFSNDVILGAKATGEPATCMGVVLPITMREAIVAARLDTGLPSNQWFDIDGPYTVEKICVSCATRKEDFKFY